Sequence from the Vicinamibacteria bacterium genome:
GAGCCCGAACAACGCACACCCTTAGCGGAAGCTTCGCCTCGGTACCCGCTCGACATCGACTTCATGGCGACGAGCGTACCCCCGTCGGCGGCCGGGATCTTCGTCGTCGGCCGTGACCAGGGCATCGCGGCACGCATCGGACGAGCCGACTCCGATTTGAAGAAGTCCCTGGCCGAGCTCGTCGGCCGCTATGGATTCTTCCACTTCGAGCTCGTCGCCACGCGCAAGGAGCGTTTCGAGCGCGAGTGCGAGCTCTATCACCAGCTCGGAGGTCCCCACGGCGGGCTCGACAACGAGGAACATCCGATCCCGTCGCCGGGATCCGAGCTCATGTGTCCCGTGTGCACCCAGGGAAACTGAAAGGCGGCGCCACGCTCGGGACTACCTAATCATCACCCTTTTAGCCCGTGACCGCGCCCTCCGATGCCGAGCCGACGAGCTTCTGGTACTTGGCGAGGGCCCCTTTGGCGTAAGGATTGTCGGGAGGACGCCACGCGCCCCGTCGTTCGTCGAGGTCGGCTTCGACGTCGAGCCGCCGGGAATCGACGTCGAGAATGACGGTATCGCCGTCGCGCACGAGTGCGATCGGGCCACCGACGGCCGCCTCGGGTGATACATGGCCAACCATGAATCCGTGGGTGGCTCCGCTGAAGCGTCCGTCGGTGACCAGCGCGACGGAATCGCCCAGTCCCTGCCCGATCAGCGCCGCGGTGACCGCGAGCATTTCCCGCATGCCCGGGCCGCCTTTCGGTCCCTCGTAGCGGATGACGACGACGTCGCCCGCTCGGATCTGGCGCGCTTGGACGGCCTCGAACGCTTCCTCCTCGGCATCGAAGACCCTAGCGGGACCCGCGTGTCGCGTCCGCTCATGCCCCGCGAGTTTCACGACACAACCCTCGGGCGCGAGCGAGCCGCGCAGTATCGCGATGCCGCCCCGCGATTTCAGAGGCCTATCGAGCGCTCGAATGACTTGCTGGCCGTCTGTCTCCATGGCGCTCGCGGACTCCTCGGCCAGGCTCCTGCCGCTCACCGTCGGCTGGTCGACGAGCAACCCCCCTTCGAGCAGGCGCTTCACCAAGAGTCTCGCGCCGCCGGCGCGATCGACGTCGGGGGCGGTGAAACGCCCCGCCGGCTTCAGGTCGGCGATCACCGGCGTTCTCGCCGAGATGCGATCGAAATCGTCGAGAACGAGATCGACTCCGGCTTCGCGAGCGATGGCGAGCAGATGGAGCACCGCATTGGTCGAGCCAGCCGTCGCGGCGACCGACGCGATGGCGTTCTCGAGAGCGGGCCGGGTGAGGATGCGCCTCGCCGTGACGCCGCTCTTGATGAGATCCATGACGAGCGCTCCGCATCGATAAGCCGCCTCCACCTTGCGCGGATCGGTGGCCGGGATGTCGTTCACCCCCATGGGAGAGATTCCGAGAAACGTCATCGCCGTCGACATGGTGTTCGCGGTGAATTGCCCCCCGCAGGCGCCCGCTCCCGGACAGGCAACCCCTTCGAGCGATTCGAGCTCTTTTCGAGTGATGACGCCGGCGGCGCAAGCCCCCACCGCCTCGAACACGTCCTGGATCGTGACGTCCTTTCCCCGATAGTTGCCGGCCTGTATCGACCCGCCGTAGATCATGAGCGATGGGAGATCGAGTCGGGCAAGTGCCATGACGGTACCCGGAATGGTCTTGTCGCATCCCGAAATGGCAACGACTCCGTCGAGGAGATGCCCATTGACGACGAGCTCGATGGAGTCGGCGATGATCTCCCGCGACACGAGGGATGACCGCATCCCCTCCGAGCCCATCGCGATCCCGTCGGAGACGGTAATGGTGTTGAACTCGAGAGGCGTGCCTCCCGAGGCACGAATCCCCTCCTTGACCTTCGAGGCGAGCTCACGGAGGTGGAAGTTGCACGGCGTCAACTCGGTCCAGGTGTTGGCCACTCCCACGAGGGGCTTGGCGAGGTCTTCGTCGGTCAGACCGACGGCCCTGAGCATGGCGCGGGCGGGCGCGCGTGAGATTCCTTTCTTGATAGCATCGCTTCGCATGCCCGAAGCTTCTATCACAGCCCGTCCAAGCGTCCTAGAGTGCTCAATGCCGTGGCGGGACCCGCGTTCGATCGCGCCGCCACGGCACGGGCTGCCTACGGCGCGGCAAGCGCGCCGATCTCGCGGCAGATGTCTTGGCCGCCGCTCGGCAGGCTGGGCCGTGGTTTGAACAGCCTGCTAGTTTTCGGCGCAGGCGCGGTGGGAAGCCTCGTGGCCGCCCGCCTCTCCCGGATTTGCGACGTCACCATCGTCGGTCGAGAAGACCACATCCGAGTCGTTCGTCGACGAGGTCTCGAAGTCCGCGGCATTACGGAGTTGGTCGCGACCGACCTCAGGGCGGCGACCCATATCGGTGAAGTCGCGACTCCCGAGGTGGTGCTCCTCACCGTGAAATCCAACGACACCCGCAAGGCCGTCGAGGCTCTTCGGCCGTTTTGGAACGAGGCCCTCTTCGTATCGCTCCAGAACGGTTTGGGGAACGAGGAGATCCTCGCCGAGAACGTCCCCCGAGTGCTCGGTGCGGTCATCAACCAGGGGGTCACGTACGTCGAGCCCGGCATCGTGTTTCACGCCGGGGAACGTGAGACTCTGTTCGCGCCTTTTGCCGGTAGTGGCCTCGAGGATGCCCGACGCATGGCACGCACGTTCGAGGACGCGGGTATCCCCGCACGAGCGGTGCCCGACATTCGGCGCGACCTGTGGGCGAAGACCATCTTGAACGCTGCCGTCAACCCCGTCACCGCGCTCCTGTCCCGACGCACCGGGGAGCTCCTCGACGAGGAGCTCGCCCCGGTACTCGAGGCGATCGTTCGCGAATCGGTCTCGATCGCCCGCGCCTCGGGAATCGAGCTGGAGGAGGCCGAGATCATCGAATCCATTGACGCGGTCGCGCGGGCGACGAAGGACAACAAATCCAGCATGCTCCAGGATCTCGAACGGGGCCGGCCGACGGAGATCGACGCGATTAACGGCGCGCTCTCGGAACGTGCCCGCGCACTGTCGGTGCCGGCGCCTCTCAACGAGCTTCTGACCCATCTCGTGCGCGCTCGGGCCTCAGCGGGAAAAAGTTAGCCGTGACGCGAGACGGAATAGTTTCTGGATGGTGGGGAGGTGGGCGACCTTGCGAACGTGAGCGCGCGTCGGGGTGCTAGGGTTTCTCCGAAGCGAAGGGATCCACCACCTCGACGCCAGCCTTCTCGAAATCGTTTCGGTTTCGAGTGACCACCGTGAGTCCATGTACCAGTGCCGTCGAAGCGATGAGGCTATCTTTGATCGGCATCGCCTGCCCGGAAGCCCGAAGAGATGCCAGAAGCTCCGCCCACCTCAATCCGGTAGCTGGAAGCCAAGGCAAGCAATGGATGCGCTGGACTCCCTGGGCGAACCAGGCCTCGAGCCGTTTCCGGCGTTTCCCCCGGGGTAGGAGCAAGATCCCGAACCGAATCTCGCCGAGGATGATCGGGTCGACGACGATCTCGCGCTCGTTGCCTCGGAGCCACTCGACGGCCGGTGGATAGGGGGCGGACTTCGTCGGTTCACTGAGGACGTTCGCGTCGACCAGGTAGTTCAAAGCCTATCGGTCGACTCGGACTCGATAGAGACGAAGAAGCCCTTCTCAGGACAAGCCAGAAGCCAATCCAGGAGTCCCGTGTTCGAGGGCGCCTTTCTCTTGAGACGGTATTCGCCGCGGTCGATGCGCTCGATCTCGAACTCCTGACCCGGTTCGATCTCGTCCTGCTCTCGGATTTCGGCGGGAAGAACGATCTGACCCTTGGTCGAAACGGTCGTCTTCATCGAGCGTAAGATATCATCTTACCCAAAATGCGTCAATGACGTCCTCGGCGAAGCATCGTCGTGGCGTTGGCGGTTCCCGTGCGTAGAGTCGGCGTTTGTCGGTGCAGCCTGCCCGACGGTATCATACCCGACCAAGGTCGCTTTCAAGGGGGAAAGACCCATGTCGAAGCGTGCTCGCCTTTCCTGCGCCGTCTTTCTACTCGCCGCGGCGGTCGGCTCCGCCCAGGATCTCACTCTCGAGCAGCTCCTGAGCTCGCCGTTTCCCACGTCTCTCGTCGCCGCTCCCAACCACCGGGTATTCGCCTGGGTCGAGAACGACGAGGGACGGCGAAACGTCTGGGTTGCCAGCGGGCCGGATTACCAGGCGCGAGCCGTGACCCGCTTCGAGGAGGACGATGGCCAGGAGATCGCCGAGCTCGCCATCGGACCGGGCGGTAATCACGTTCTCTTCGTGCGCGGTGGCGGGCCCAATCGCGATGGGGAGATCCCCAATCCCCAGAGCAACCCTACGGGTGCCGAAAGATCCCTCTTCATCGTTGCCGTCGATGGGAGCGAATCGCCGCGCAAGCTCACCGAGGGATTCGGACCCGTTTTCACCCCGGATGGGAGGACCATCGCGTTTTTGAAGGACCATCGAATCTGGACCGTCCCCTCGGTCGGGAAAGGTGAGCCGGAAGAGCTAGCGAGGACGAGGGGCGAGCCGGAATCGCTTCGCTGGGCTTCCGACGGCAAGCGACTCGCGTTCGTGAGCGACCGGGGCGACCACTCCTTCGTCGGCGTGTATGACTTCGCGTCGCAAACCATCGCCTACGTGGACCCGGGGCTCGGCCGCGACCGCGATCCGGTATGGTCGCCCGATGGACAGAAGCTCGCGTTCGTACGCGTGCCGAACGAGCGCCAGATTCTCCCGTTCAGCCCGAGGCGTGAAGCGCTTCCGTGGTCCATCCGTGTCTTCGACATCGCGGCGAATCGAGGCCGGGAGGTCTTCAAGGCGGACGAAGGTCGCGGAAGCGCCTTTCGCGGCGTGGCGGCCGACAACCAGATTCTCTGGGCCGCGGGGGATCGCATCGTCTTCCCGTGGGAACGCGAGGGCTGGACGCATCTGTATTCGGTTCCGGTGAACGGAGGCCGTCCCACGCACCTGACGCCGGGAGACTTCGAAGTCGAGCACGTGACGCTTGCGCCGGATGGTCGCGAGCTCTTCTATTCTTCGAACGCGGGCGACATCGACCGCCGTCACCTCTGGCGCGTCTCGGTCGAAGGAGGGGCGCCCCAGGCGGTGACCTCGGGGAAGGGAATCGAGTGGTCACCGGTGGTGGCGGGGGATGGAAGCGCGCTCGCCTACCTGGCATCGGATGCGAGACGACCCGCGCACGCGATGATCAAGGCTGGCGAAGCCGCCCCGCGGGCGCTCGCCCCGTCCCGGCCTTTTCCGAGCGAGGCCCTGGTCGAGCCCGAGCCCGTGACCTTCTCGGGCGCCGACGGAATGAAGATTCATGGCCAACTCTTCGTGCCGCCGCGCGGGTCGGGCGAGCGGCATCCAGCGGTCGTGTTCTTCCACGGCGGCTCGAGACGCCAAATGCTTCTCGGCTGGCACTACATGGGCTACTACCACAACGCATACGCGCTCAATCAGTACCTGGCGAGCCGCGGCTTCGTCGTTTTGTCGGTCAACTATCGAAGCGGCATCGGCTATGGCCTCGATTTCCGGGAAGCGCTCGAATATGGAGCCCAGGGCGCCAGCGAATTCCAGGACGTGCTGGGCGCCGGTCTCTACCTGAGGAGCCGGGACGATGTAGCGCCTGATCGGATCGGCCTCTGGGGAGGCTCCTACGGCGGCTATCTGACCGCACTCGGGCTCGCCCGCGCCTCCGATCTGTTCGCCGCCGGCGTCGACCTTCACGGCGTGCACGACTGGAACGCCGTCATCCGTAATTTCGTCCCCAGCTACGACGCAACGAAGCGCGAGGCGTTCGCCCGCCTCGCGTTCGAATCCTCTCCCATGGCACACATCGAAGGCTGGCGCTCGCCGGTGCTTCTCATTCACGGGGACGACGACCGAAACGTTCCCTTCAGCGAGTCCGTCGATCTCGCCGAGGTTCTTTCGCAGCATGGGGTCGACTACGAACAGCTCGTCTTTCCCGACGAGGTGCACGGGTTTCTGCTGCACCACAACTGGCTCGCGGCTTTCCGTGCGGCGGCGAATTTTCTCGAGCGCAAGCTGATGGGCTCCGCACCCACCACCAACGAATGAAAACGAGATCTGTCATGAACGTCCTTTTCGCACTTCTTGCCCTCAGTCCGCTGGCAACGGCCGAGCCGCTTTCGCTCGCCGGCCTCCACCAGCCGGTCGAGATACTCACCGACCGCTGGGGTGTGGCGCACATCTACGCGCAGAACGAGCACGACCTGTTCTTCGCCCAGGGGTACAACGCGGCGCGCGACCGCCTGTTCCAGTTCGAGATGTGGCGCCGCCAAGCAACGGGGACGGTCGCCGAGATCCTCGGCCGGCGAGAGCTCGAGCGCGACATCGGCACGCGACTCCACCAGTTCCGGAAAGACCTCGACCAGGAGCTCAATCATTACCACCCGCGGGGCAAAGCGATCATCGAAGCGTTCGTAGAAGGCATCAATGCCTCCGTGGACGAGGCGCTGGCCGAGCCCGCTCGATTGCCCATCGAGTTCCAGCTCCTTGGCATCGAGCCCGGGCGCTGGACGGCGGCGGACGTGATCTCCCGTCACCAGGGACTGCTCTCGAACGTAACCTCGGAGCTTCGGACGGCACGCGCGGTGCACGCCATCGGGGCCGACAAGGTGAGAGAGCTCGAGTGGTACCGGCCGGGCCAGCCCGAGCTCGAGCTCGATCCCACCATCGACGGCTCGCTTCTGAAAGATGAGATTCTGGAGCTCTATCGGGCTTTCCGTGGCCCGGTCGAGTTCCTGCCCGAGGATATCGTGGTCGAGCACCGGGCCGATGCCCGATCGCACGAACGATTCCAGGACAAGATGTTGCGGGCTCTGCCCGTGGGAGACGGCAGCGACGATATCGGCAGCAACAACTGGGTCGTGAGCGGTCGCTTCACCCACACGGGATTTCCGTACATCGTGAACGATCCGCACCGTGTCCTCGCGGTACCTTCGCTTCGGTATTTCGTCCACCTCGTCGCGCCCGGGTGGAACGTGATCGGCGGAGGGGAGCCGGTTCTTCCCGGCATCTCCATCGGACACAACGAATACGGTGGTTGGGGCCTGACCGTATTCGGTCAGGACAACGAAGACCTCTACGTCTACGACACGAACCCTCGAGACCCGAACCAGTACCGGTACCTCGATGGCTGGGAAGAGATGCGCATCCTTCGCGAGACGATTCCCATCAAGGGAGAGTCTCCCGAGACCGTCGAGCTCAAGTACACCCGCCACGGCCCCGTCCTCTTCGAGGACCGCGAGCACCACAAAGCCTACGCGCTCCGCGCCGCCTGGATGGAGATCGGAAACTCGCCCTACCTCGCGAGCCTTCGTATGAATCAGGCGAAGAGCTGGGAGGAGTTCGTCGAAGCCTGCTCCTACAGCCGCATTCCCGCGGAGAACATGATCTGGGGCGACGTCGACAAGAACATCGGCTATCAGGCGGTCGGGATATCTCCCATCAGGCCGAACTGGAGCGGGCTCGTTCCCGTTCCGGGAGATGGGCGCTACGAATGGGATGGGTTCTTGCCCATCATCGCCCTACCCCGAGTCAAGAACCCCGAGAAAGGATACTGGGGAACGGCGAACAATTTCATGGTGCCGGACGGCTATCCCTACCCTGAGGCGCTTCACTGGACCTGGGGTGACGAGATGCGCGGGCTTCGCGTGGACGAGCTCCTTTCCTCGGGTCGGCGGTTCACCATCGTCGATATGATGAGCTTCCAGCACGACGAGCTTTCCATCCCCGCTCGAAGCCTCGTGCCTCTTTTGAAGGAGCTTCAGCTCGACGACTCGCGCTCGCAGCAAGCACGGGACCTGCTCCTCGGCTGGGATTTCGTCGTCGACAAACCGTCGGTGGCCGCTGCGATCTACGTCAGCTTCGAGCGGCGTCTGCTCGACGAGGTCGCGACCACGGTCGTTCCCGGGCCGGCTCGAGAGCTCATCGGCCGGCTGAACAAGAAACGGGTAATCGACTGGCTGGTCGCTCCCGACGGACGCTTCGGCGAGGATCCCATCGCGGGGCGCGACGCCGTCTTGAAGGCGAGCCTCGCGGGAGCCGTCTCCGACCTCACCGAGCGGCTCGGGCCCGATACGAAGACCTGGCAGTACGGGCAGGAAAAATTCAAGCATGTTGCGATTCAGCACGCGCTGAGTCCGGCGGTCGACGTGGCGACGCGGGCGAAGCTCGATGTCGGGCCAGCCCCGCGAGGTGGGTATGACTCGACGCTGAACAACACGGGTAGCGGGGACAACCAAACGTCAGGGGCGACGTTCCGCGTCATCCTGGACGCATCCGACTGGGACAACTCGATCGCCACGAACGCGCCGGGCCAATCGGGCAATCCAGACGATCCCCATTACCGGGACTTGTTCGAGCTCTGGGCGAAGCATCAATATTTCCCGCTCTTCTACACGCGAGAGAAGATCGAATCGGTCACCGAGAGTCGACTCGAGCTGCTGCCTGTGGGAGCGACCGATCGGTGACCCGTCCGCAATCTGGGTAAGTCGATCCAGCACGAGCAGAGCGAACGTCCGGATATCTCACCCGGAGCGTGCCGTACGAGTTGGTCTTCGGCATGAAGAGGGCAATGCGAAGAGATCGTGCGCGCTTCGCTGAAAGCCAATGGGTGCGAACTGGTGCATCAAGGTGTATTTTCTCCTCATGAGTCGAGAAACGAGGATTCGAAGGAGTGTGACGCTTCCCGCGGCTATGGCCAAGCGTGTCAACGCCATCGCGCGCACCAAGAAGACGAGCGCGAACCGGGCCATCATCGACCTGATCGAATCCGGTTTGGAGGCTCAAGAGCGGGAGAGGCAGCGGTTCTTCGAGCTAGCCGACCGGCTGACGCAGTCGGACGATGCCGGGGAGCAGAAGCGGCTCAAGGAAGAGCTGTCCCGGCTCGTCTTCGGTGCTTGACGGCGGGGATGCCGAAGATCCGATGGAAGGAGCTTCGTCCTTCAAGGTCTGAGTGAGGGGGAGTATCCCAAGACGTTTCTTCTCAAAGAACAGGCGGCCAAGGGCCAGAAGCTCTGATCCTCTCGATCACATTAGGCTAGTCTGTCAGGCGCGTGAGCGTGAACGTGACGAGCTTCGCCGCGATACCAGGCTCGCGTTGCACCATGTGGAGCGCCAGCGCTTCGAGATAGCGTCCCGAGCTCCGGCTCTGCGCCTCGGTGATCACGAAATCGAACGTGAATGGAACCTGCGAGCCGTCCGGTAGCTCGTTCACGAACCGAGCCGTACCCATACCGGTCGGATTGACCTCGTATGTCCCCGACGCCGGGATGGTCAAAATCAGACGCCCGTCGCCATCGGGGTCCGGCTCGTTGAGGACGAGCTTGCGCACCGCGCCTCCCGCACCGTCGAACCGCGTCAGGCCGACGCTCGCAGCCTCGTGCGCTCCGCCCACGCCGACGAGCGCGTAAGACCCTTGGAGGCTCCGGTTGTCGAAGCTCGCGGGTCTCTGCACGCTGGTCGAGCCTGCAAGCCGCGCAAGCGAGAATGCCGCCGCTACCGAAAGGGCGACGACGGCAACGAGCTTTCGTCCTGAGGGAACCGGAGATTGACACATGTTCACGTTCTCCTCCTCGAGCATCTTATGGATGAAGTCCCCTGCGACTCGACCCGCGAGCCTCCGGCCTTCCAAGGCGAACCTGCAGTTCGTTCGTCTGATCGATGGCCACCGTCACGTCCAGGACGTCGCAGTCGAGCACGTGGCCACCCGACGTCCGGTCCTTCGTCAAGGCATGGAAGTGAAAGCCGGTCACGTTGACGTCCGCGAAGTCGGGTGGGAACCAGAACCC
This genomic interval carries:
- a CDS encoding AbrB/MazE/SpoVT family DNA-binding domain-containing protein; this encodes MKTTVSTKGQIVLPAEIREQDEIEPGQEFEIERIDRGEYRLKRKAPSNTGLLDWLLACPEKGFFVSIESESTDRL
- a CDS encoding 2-dehydropantoate 2-reductase translates to MLNAVAGPAFDRAATARAAYGAASAPISRQMSWPPLGRLGRGLNSLLVFGAGAVGSLVAARLSRICDVTIVGREDHIRVVRRRGLEVRGITELVATDLRAATHIGEVATPEVVLLTVKSNDTRKAVEALRPFWNEALFVSLQNGLGNEEILAENVPRVLGAVINQGVTYVEPGIVFHAGERETLFAPFAGSGLEDARRMARTFEDAGIPARAVPDIRRDLWAKTILNAAVNPVTALLSRRTGELLDEELAPVLEAIVRESVSIARASGIELEEAEIIESIDAVARATKDNKSSMLQDLERGRPTEIDAINGALSERARALSVPAPLNELLTHLVRARASAGKS
- a CDS encoding type II toxin-antitoxin system VapC family toxin yields the protein MNYLVDANVLSEPTKSAPYPPAVEWLRGNEREIVVDPIILGEIRFGILLLPRGKRRKRLEAWFAQGVQRIHCLPWLPATGLRWAELLASLRASGQAMPIKDSLIASTALVHGLTVVTRNRNDFEKAGVEVVDPFASEKP
- a CDS encoding PilZ domain-containing protein, giving the protein MQISPRRVVFPQGYYVRFRAALNHGDGRLMTLSEGGAYVATVVNLLPQAQLSMAIDIPELDRTVEVEAVVAWENRGATRRSSQPDGYGLRFIRVPAPSAEAIQWLLRQEPEQRTPLAEASPRYPLDIDFMATSVPPSAAGIFVVGRDQGIAARIGRADSDLKKSLAELVGRYGFFHFELVATRKERFERECELYHQLGGPHGGLDNEEHPIPSPGSELMCPVCTQGN
- a CDS encoding prolyl oligopeptidase family serine peptidase — its product is MSKRARLSCAVFLLAAAVGSAQDLTLEQLLSSPFPTSLVAAPNHRVFAWVENDEGRRNVWVASGPDYQARAVTRFEEDDGQEIAELAIGPGGNHVLFVRGGGPNRDGEIPNPQSNPTGAERSLFIVAVDGSESPRKLTEGFGPVFTPDGRTIAFLKDHRIWTVPSVGKGEPEELARTRGEPESLRWASDGKRLAFVSDRGDHSFVGVYDFASQTIAYVDPGLGRDRDPVWSPDGQKLAFVRVPNERQILPFSPRREALPWSIRVFDIAANRGREVFKADEGRGSAFRGVAADNQILWAAGDRIVFPWEREGWTHLYSVPVNGGRPTHLTPGDFEVEHVTLAPDGRELFYSSNAGDIDRRHLWRVSVEGGAPQAVTSGKGIEWSPVVAGDGSALAYLASDARRPAHAMIKAGEAAPRALAPSRPFPSEALVEPEPVTFSGADGMKIHGQLFVPPRGSGERHPAVVFFHGGSRRQMLLGWHYMGYYHNAYALNQYLASRGFVVLSVNYRSGIGYGLDFREALEYGAQGASEFQDVLGAGLYLRSRDDVAPDRIGLWGGSYGGYLTALGLARASDLFAAGVDLHGVHDWNAVIRNFVPSYDATKREAFARLAFESSPMAHIEGWRSPVLLIHGDDDRNVPFSESVDLAEVLSQHGVDYEQLVFPDEVHGFLLHHNWLAAFRAAANFLERKLMGSAPTTNE
- a CDS encoding penicillin acylase family protein, encoding MNVLFALLALSPLATAEPLSLAGLHQPVEILTDRWGVAHIYAQNEHDLFFAQGYNAARDRLFQFEMWRRQATGTVAEILGRRELERDIGTRLHQFRKDLDQELNHYHPRGKAIIEAFVEGINASVDEALAEPARLPIEFQLLGIEPGRWTAADVISRHQGLLSNVTSELRTARAVHAIGADKVRELEWYRPGQPELELDPTIDGSLLKDEILELYRAFRGPVEFLPEDIVVEHRADARSHERFQDKMLRALPVGDGSDDIGSNNWVVSGRFTHTGFPYIVNDPHRVLAVPSLRYFVHLVAPGWNVIGGGEPVLPGISIGHNEYGGWGLTVFGQDNEDLYVYDTNPRDPNQYRYLDGWEEMRILRETIPIKGESPETVELKYTRHGPVLFEDREHHKAYALRAAWMEIGNSPYLASLRMNQAKSWEEFVEACSYSRIPAENMIWGDVDKNIGYQAVGISPIRPNWSGLVPVPGDGRYEWDGFLPIIALPRVKNPEKGYWGTANNFMVPDGYPYPEALHWTWGDEMRGLRVDELLSSGRRFTIVDMMSFQHDELSIPARSLVPLLKELQLDDSRSQQARDLLLGWDFVVDKPSVAAAIYVSFERRLLDEVATTVVPGPARELIGRLNKKRVIDWLVAPDGRFGEDPIAGRDAVLKASLAGAVSDLTERLGPDTKTWQYGQEKFKHVAIQHALSPAVDVATRAKLDVGPAPRGGYDSTLNNTGSGDNQTSGATFRVILDASDWDNSIATNAPGQSGNPDDPHYRDLFELWAKHQYFPLFYTREKIESVTESRLELLPVGATDR
- the ilvD gene encoding dihydroxy-acid dehydratase codes for the protein MRSDAIKKGISRAPARAMLRAVGLTDEDLAKPLVGVANTWTELTPCNFHLRELASKVKEGIRASGGTPLEFNTITVSDGIAMGSEGMRSSLVSREIIADSIELVVNGHLLDGVVAISGCDKTIPGTVMALARLDLPSLMIYGGSIQAGNYRGKDVTIQDVFEAVGACAAGVITRKELESLEGVACPGAGACGGQFTANTMSTAMTFLGISPMGVNDIPATDPRKVEAAYRCGALVMDLIKSGVTARRILTRPALENAIASVAATAGSTNAVLHLLAIAREAGVDLVLDDFDRISARTPVIADLKPAGRFTAPDVDRAGGARLLVKRLLEGGLLVDQPTVSGRSLAEESASAMETDGQQVIRALDRPLKSRGGIAILRGSLAPEGCVVKLAGHERTRHAGPARVFDAEEEAFEAVQARQIRAGDVVVIRYEGPKGGPGMREMLAVTAALIGQGLGDSVALVTDGRFSGATHGFMVGHVSPEAAVGGPIALVRDGDTVILDVDSRRLDVEADLDERRGAWRPPDNPYAKGALAKYQKLVGSASEGAVTG